From Solea senegalensis isolate Sse05_10M linkage group LG19, IFAPA_SoseM_1, whole genome shotgun sequence, the proteins below share one genomic window:
- the tmem98 gene encoding transmembrane protein 98 — METVVIVAIGVLATIFLASFVALVVVCRHRYCHPHHLLHHFDSRPTVDLIGAMETQSEPSELELDDVVITNPHIEAILENEDWIEDASGLVSHCISILKICHTLTEKLVAMTMGSGAKVKAPASLSDIITVAKRISPRVDDVVRSMYPPLDPILLDARANALLLSVSHLVLVTRNACHMTGSMDWIDQSLLAAEDHMVVLREAALASEPERGIPGAEAQREQAI; from the exons ATGGAGACAGTGGTGATCGTAGCCATTGGGGTGTTGGCCACCATTTTCCTGGCCTCCTTCGTCGCCCTGGTGGTGGTGTGCCGACACCGCTACTGCCACCCTCATCATCTGCTGCACCACTTTGACTCCAG ACCCACTGTGGATCTGATTGGAGCCATGGAGACTCAGAGTGAACCGTCGGAGCTGGAGCTGGACGACGTCGTCATCACAAACCCGCACATCGAAGCCATCCTGGAGAACGAGGACTGGATAGAAGACGCCTC TGGTCTGGTCTCTCACTGCATCTCCATCCTAAAG ATTTGCCACACTTTGACGGAGAAGCTAGTTGCCATGACGATGGGCTCTGGGGCGAAGGTTAAAGCGCCGGCCAGCCTCAGTGACATTATCACTGTGGCAAAACGCATCAGCCCGAG GGTGGATGATGTGGTCAGATCCATGTACCCTCCTCTGGACCCGATCCTCCTTGATGCCAG GGCCAACGCTCTGCTCCTCTCAGTCAGTCACCTGGTGCTGGTCACCCGCAACGCCTGTCACATGACGGGCAGCATGGACTGGATCGACCAGTCGCTCCTGGCCGCAGAGGACCACATGGTGGTTTTGCGTGAGGCGGCGCTGGCCTCTGAACCGGAACGAGGCATACCTGGAGCTGaggcacagagagagcaggCCATTTAG